A DNA window from Armatimonadota bacterium contains the following coding sequences:
- a CDS encoding superoxide dismutase: protein MEKVAISPKLVEVPSAIPAKVYSTERVGISKQTHDEHLKLWQGYANKTNEIRKALAEMEIDPSKGNQIFSQMRALKVNYAFAYGGLINHNVYFDTIGGQGGEATGKVADLIKEAYGSFDNWAADWKTTGMAGRGWVFLGYDHAEQRVHNYIGDAQDTFPAWNNTLLLAMDVYEHAYYLDFQTARMKYIEAFMQVIDWDAVNARF from the coding sequence ATGGAAAAAGTAGCCATTTCACCCAAGCTTGTCGAGGTCCCATCCGCCATTCCTGCGAAGGTCTATTCGACCGAACGCGTCGGGATCAGCAAGCAGACTCACGATGAGCATTTGAAGCTGTGGCAAGGGTACGCCAACAAGACCAACGAGATTCGAAAAGCTCTCGCCGAAATGGAGATTGACCCCTCCAAGGGCAACCAGATTTTCAGCCAGATGCGCGCGCTAAAGGTGAACTATGCGTTTGCTTACGGCGGGCTGATCAACCACAACGTGTACTTCGACACCATCGGTGGTCAAGGCGGCGAAGCGACCGGCAAGGTCGCCGATTTGATCAAGGAAGCTTATGGCAGCTTCGACAACTGGGCTGCCGATTGGAAGACCACCGGCATGGCGGGTCGAGGCTGGGTTTTCTTGGGTTATGACCACGCGGAGCAGCGCGTTCACAACTACATCGGCGACGCTCAAGACACCTTCCCAGCCTGGAACAACACTCTGCTGCTGGCGATGGACGTTTATGAGCACGCGTACTATCTGGACTTCCAGACCGCCCGGATGAAGTACATCGAGGCATTCATGCAAGTGATTGATTGGGATGCCGTCAACGCTCGATTCTGA
- a CDS encoding DUF4434 domain-containing protein yields MAQTLRITGTFLDEITHDIPSQNWGREQWRKEFELYSKIGIDTVIIIRAGYRNKCIFPSKVIPDLLPVYEDIGEIFYSLADEFGIKVFFGTYDSGFFWWRRTYWKEIELNQKFLDEAYARYGHHKSFAGWYQTHETGKNDAHIIELHKQIGAHCKQLADLPVLISPYPQGAKQLGENAFTLEESFDHWDRIFAETHEVIDICAFQDGQVHYQELPDFVEGIAALGKKHGMTIWSNLESFDRDMPIKFPPADWRYLRFKMEAASQVAEKIITFEFPHFVSPHSCYPAAHNLFDRYCEHFQISLE; encoded by the coding sequence ATGGCTCAAACGCTTCGAATCACTGGCACGTTTTTGGATGAAATCACCCACGATATTCCGAGCCAGAATTGGGGCCGCGAACAGTGGCGCAAAGAGTTTGAGCTGTACTCCAAGATCGGCATTGACACCGTCATCATCATCCGCGCGGGATACCGCAACAAGTGCATTTTCCCGAGCAAGGTCATTCCGGACTTGTTGCCAGTCTACGAAGACATCGGTGAAATCTTCTACAGCCTTGCCGACGAATTTGGCATCAAGGTGTTTTTCGGAACGTACGATAGCGGCTTTTTCTGGTGGCGGCGAACTTATTGGAAGGAGATCGAGCTCAACCAGAAATTCCTAGATGAGGCGTACGCTCGGTATGGGCATCATAAATCGTTCGCGGGTTGGTATCAGACCCACGAAACCGGGAAGAACGACGCCCACATTATCGAATTGCATAAGCAGATCGGCGCGCATTGCAAGCAGCTCGCTGACCTTCCCGTGCTGATCTCTCCGTATCCTCAAGGGGCGAAGCAGCTCGGTGAGAACGCGTTCACGCTCGAAGAAAGTTTTGACCACTGGGACCGAATCTTCGCGGAGACGCACGAGGTGATCGACATTTGCGCGTTCCAAGATGGTCAGGTTCATTATCAAGAGCTGCCTGACTTTGTGGAGGGAATCGCGGCGCTGGGCAAAAAGCACGGCATGACGATCTGGTCGAATCTGGAATCGTTTGACCGGGACATGCCGATCAAGTTTCCTCCCGCGGACTGGCGGTATTTGCGGTTCAAGATGGAGGCGGCCAGCCAAGTCGCCGAGAAGATCATCACGTTCGAATTCCCTCACTTTGTCTCGCCGCACTCCTGTTATCCTGCCGCACATAACCTGTTTGACCGGTATTGCGAGCATTTTCAGATTTCTTTGGAATAG